The following coding sequences are from one Selenomonas sputigena ATCC 35185 window:
- the nirJ2 gene encoding putative heme d1 biosynthesis radical SAM protein NirJ2, with product MIISWNTTNACNMYCKHCYRDAGCKAEEELSTAEAKKLLDEIARAGFKIMIFSGGEPLTRPDILELVEHATKLGLRSVFGTNGTLITPEMARDLKAAGAMGMGISLDSMSPAKHDTFRSYPGGWAGAVEGMKNCRAAGLPFQIHTTVMDWNEKELEAITDFAVELGAVAHHFFFLVPTGRAETIEEESLRAEAYESVLTRIMKKSEEVDIELKPTCAPQFLRIAGQMGIKTRFRRGCLAGLSYCIISPRGKVQPCAYLNMELGDVRKTPFDEIWKSSEVLNKLRTLEYSGGCGTCDYKRACGGCRARAAYYNDGDYMAEEPWCLYHGRKG from the coding sequence ATGATCATCTCATGGAACACGACGAACGCCTGCAACATGTACTGCAAGCACTGCTACCGCGATGCGGGCTGCAAGGCGGAGGAGGAGCTTTCGACGGCGGAGGCGAAGAAGCTCCTCGATGAGATCGCGCGCGCGGGCTTCAAGATCATGATTTTTTCGGGCGGCGAGCCTCTGACGCGCCCTGACATTCTGGAACTTGTAGAACATGCGACGAAGCTTGGCCTGCGTTCGGTCTTCGGCACAAACGGCACGCTGATCACGCCTGAGATGGCACGCGACTTGAAGGCGGCGGGCGCGATGGGCATGGGCATCTCGCTCGACTCGATGTCGCCCGCGAAGCACGATACGTTCCGCAGCTATCCGGGCGGCTGGGCGGGTGCTGTCGAGGGCATGAAGAATTGCCGCGCGGCAGGGCTGCCGTTTCAGATTCATACGACGGTCATGGACTGGAACGAGAAGGAATTGGAGGCGATTACGGACTTCGCCGTGGAACTCGGCGCTGTGGCGCACCACTTCTTCTTCCTCGTGCCGACGGGACGCGCCGAGACGATCGAGGAGGAGTCGCTTCGTGCCGAGGCGTACGAGAGCGTCCTGACGCGCATCATGAAAAAGTCGGAGGAAGTGGATATCGAATTGAAGCCGACGTGCGCGCCGCAGTTTTTGCGCATCGCGGGGCAGATGGGCATCAAGACGCGCTTTCGGCGAGGCTGCCTCGCTGGACTCAGCTATTGCATCATCAGCCCGCGCGGCAAGGTGCAGCCGTGCGCCTATCTCAACATGGAGCTTGGCGACGTGCGAAAGACGCCATTCGACGAAATCTGGAAGAGCAGCGAGGTGCTGAACAAGCTGCGCACGCTCGAATATTCGGGCGGCTGCGGCACTTGCGACTATAAGCGTGCCTGCGGCGGCTGCCGTGCGCGTGCTGCCTACTACAACGATGGTGATTATATGGCGGAAGAGCCTTGGTGTCTTTACCACGGGCGCAAGGGATAG
- the nirJ1 gene encoding putative heme d1 biosynthesis radical SAM protein NirJ1 has protein sequence MISVTKLLFAREYFGDSLRYTKNAHRMKNGAAEGMGPVVVWNSTKTCNLKCRHCYMNSDAKKYQNELTTEEARRFIDDLADFRVPVLLFSGGEPLLRPDFFELAEHAAAKGVRPTLSTNGTLIDRATAQRIKDIGVGYVGISLDGLKDVNDKFRGKEGAYEAAMRGIENCTAVGQRVGLRFTINHHNIMELDKIFDFIEEEGINRVCFYHLVYSGRGNAMMEEDVTAQESRSAMDTIIRRTRDFEERGLEKEILTVDNHCDGVYIYLKTLREKGEAAAEHVWKHISMNGGNRSGIAFGEVDPLGYVHPDQFTQHHTFGNVRERKFGEIWQDTSNAIMAGLKDRKPLLTGRCSSCCYLSCCNGNFRTRAEARTGDFWASDPSCYLTDEEIGLVGEEAAI, from the coding sequence ATGATCAGTGTAACGAAGCTTCTTTTTGCGCGCGAGTATTTCGGCGACTCGCTGCGCTATACGAAGAATGCGCATCGCATGAAAAACGGTGCAGCCGAAGGAATGGGACCCGTCGTCGTCTGGAATTCGACGAAGACGTGCAACCTCAAGTGTCGCCATTGCTACATGAATTCGGACGCCAAGAAGTATCAGAACGAGCTGACGACGGAGGAGGCGCGGCGCTTCATCGACGATCTCGCCGACTTTCGCGTGCCCGTGCTGCTCTTTTCGGGCGGCGAACCGCTCCTTCGTCCCGACTTCTTCGAGCTTGCCGAGCATGCGGCGGCAAAGGGCGTGCGCCCGACGCTCTCGACGAACGGCACGCTCATTGACCGCGCGACGGCGCAGCGCATCAAGGACATCGGCGTGGGCTACGTCGGCATCTCGCTCGACGGTCTCAAGGATGTGAACGACAAGTTCCGCGGCAAGGAGGGCGCCTACGAGGCTGCCATGCGCGGCATAGAGAACTGCACGGCGGTCGGGCAGCGCGTGGGGCTTCGCTTCACGATCAACCATCACAACATCATGGAGCTCGACAAGATCTTCGATTTCATCGAGGAGGAGGGCATCAACCGCGTGTGCTTCTATCATCTCGTCTACTCGGGGCGCGGCAACGCGATGATGGAAGAGGATGTGACGGCACAGGAGTCGCGCAGTGCCATGGATACGATCATCCGCCGCACGCGCGATTTTGAGGAGCGCGGTCTGGAAAAGGAAATCCTGACGGTTGACAACCACTGCGACGGCGTTTACATCTACTTGAAGACGCTCAGGGAAAAGGGCGAGGCGGCGGCCGAGCATGTGTGGAAGCACATTTCGATGAACGGCGGCAACCGCTCGGGCATCGCTTTCGGCGAGGTCGATCCCTTAGGCTACGTCCATCCCGATCAGTTCACGCAGCACCATACCTTCGGCAACGTGCGCGAGAGGAAGTTCGGCGAGATCTGGCAGGACACGTCAAACGCCATCATGGCGGGACTCAAGGATCGAAAGCCGCTCCTCACGGGTCGATGTTCCTCGTGCTGCTACCTTTCGTGCTGCAACGGCAACTTCCGCACGCGCGCCGAAGCGCGTACGGGTGATTTCTGGGCAAGCGATCCTTCGTGCTATCTGACGGACGAGGAGATCGGACTCGTGGGCGAGGAGGCGGCGATATGA
- a CDS encoding TetR/AcrR family transcriptional regulator, translating to MEEEKISRREMKKIQSRKAILDSAASLFQSRGLEDVAIADIMSGAELGIGTFYNYFDSKDDVLMELLGRIMKELGERVRVLSEEQKPVTEILRELLLAAARLLGENRYVLPLFLRAAQQATLLKRSETSVSAPPFTVLFTRLVEEGQAKGEFRCDIPTAIISELFHSLFQAAAFSKLELSFEENVRLKLGLILDGMRVIEKQEEQKE from the coding sequence ATGGAAGAAGAGAAGATAAGCCGACGCGAGATGAAGAAGATCCAGTCGCGCAAGGCGATTCTTGATTCGGCGGCAAGCCTGTTTCAGAGTCGCGGACTGGAAGATGTTGCGATCGCGGACATCATGAGCGGGGCGGAACTCGGCATCGGTACGTTTTACAATTACTTTGATTCCAAGGACGACGTCTTGATGGAACTTCTGGGGCGCATCATGAAGGAGCTGGGAGAAAGGGTGCGCGTCCTGTCCGAGGAGCAGAAACCCGTGACGGAAATTCTGCGCGAGCTGCTCTTGGCGGCGGCCAGGCTTCTCGGGGAGAACCGCTATGTGCTGCCGCTCTTCCTGCGCGCGGCGCAGCAGGCGACCTTGCTGAAGCGGTCAGAGACGAGCGTTTCGGCGCCGCCTTTTACGGTGCTTTTCACGCGTTTGGTCGAGGAGGGGCAGGCGAAGGGCGAATTTCGCTGCGACATCCCGACGGCGATCATCTCGGAGCTTTTCCATTCGCTGTTTCAGGCGGCGGCGTTCAGCAAGCTGGAGCTTTCTTTCGAGGAGAATGTGCGGCTGAAGCTCGGATTGATCCTCGACGGCATGCGCGTGATTGAAAAGCAGGAAGAACAAAAGGAATAA
- a CDS encoding YitT family protein — protein sequence MEKEKKSRKKRLLSLMQKYVTIFIGAVITAVGLEIFLIPNNIIDGGVVGLSIMAHAITEQPLGVFLILFNLPFLYLGYKQIGKAFALATLTAIALLSLWSAYFAPFPTVTQDFFLAAIFGGIIVGLGVGLIIRSGGSLDGTEIVAIILDKKSVFSVGEVVMFINLFILSGAGLLFGWDKAMYSLVAYFVIAKMIDVVVQGLDESYAVMIVTNEPDKINVALAERLGRGVTLLYGEGGYTGEEKKVLYSVVTRLEVNKLKETVLSIDENAFVTINAVHDIVGGRFKKSGH from the coding sequence ATGGAAAAAGAAAAGAAAAGCCGCAAGAAGCGTCTGCTCTCCCTGATGCAAAAATATGTGACGATCTTCATCGGCGCCGTCATCACGGCCGTCGGGCTCGAAATCTTCCTCATCCCGAACAACATCATCGACGGCGGCGTCGTCGGCCTCTCCATCATGGCGCATGCCATCACAGAGCAGCCTCTGGGCGTCTTTCTCATCCTCTTCAACCTCCCGTTCCTCTACCTCGGCTACAAGCAGATTGGCAAAGCCTTCGCCCTCGCCACCTTGACCGCCATCGCCCTCCTCTCTCTATGGTCGGCCTACTTCGCACCGTTCCCGACCGTCACGCAGGATTTTTTCCTCGCCGCCATCTTCGGCGGCATCATCGTCGGTCTCGGCGTCGGTCTCATCATTCGCTCGGGCGGCTCGCTCGACGGCACGGAAATCGTTGCCATCATCCTCGACAAGAAATCCGTGTTCTCCGTCGGCGAAGTCGTCATGTTCATCAACCTTTTCATCCTTTCAGGCGCCGGTCTTCTCTTCGGCTGGGACAAGGCGATGTACTCGCTCGTCGCCTACTTCGTCATCGCCAAGATGATCGACGTCGTCGTGCAAGGGCTTGACGAATCCTACGCCGTCATGATCGTCACAAACGAACCGGACAAAATCAATGTCGCCCTCGCCGAGCGATTGGGACGCGGCGTCACCCTCCTCTACGGCGAAGGCGGCTACACGGGCGAGGAAAAAAAGGTTCTCTACTCCGTCGTCACGCGCCTCGAAGTCAACAAGCTCAAGGAAACCGTCCTCAGCATCGACGAAAACGCCTTCGTGACCATCAACGCTGTCCACGACATCGTCGGCGGCAGGTTCAAGAAAAGCGGACACTGA
- a CDS encoding ABC transporter ATP-binding protein, with the protein MIEVHDLTFGYSSDSQKNILRGVDFVAQTGKLTAVIGTNGAGKSTLLKTIIGILSGKGDIRINGKLAETYSSEELSGTVSYLSQDNDCKINLSVFEIVMLGRMGSLSFRVKEEDIRATEEVLQRLNLQEFASRSIMALSGGQRQLVFIAQALVREPTVLLLDEPTSALDLHKQFKLLTLLKKLTQENQFTTLVTLHHLDLAAKFADEIIVLQKGEVYAQGEPREIFTEAMMEEVYHVKTKVYVDEHSVPHVIPLEAIP; encoded by the coding sequence ATGATTGAAGTTCATGATCTGACCTTTGGATATTCCTCCGATTCCCAAAAGAATATATTGCGGGGGGTCGATTTCGTCGCTCAGACCGGAAAACTGACTGCTGTCATCGGAACGAACGGCGCCGGGAAATCAACGCTCCTGAAAACGATCATAGGAATCTTGTCGGGCAAAGGGGATATCCGGATCAACGGCAAGTTGGCTGAGACATATTCGTCCGAGGAGCTCAGCGGCACGGTAAGCTATCTGTCTCAGGACAACGACTGCAAAATCAATCTAAGTGTCTTTGAGATCGTCATGTTGGGGCGTATGGGCTCGCTGTCTTTCCGCGTCAAAGAGGAAGATATTCGAGCGACGGAGGAAGTGCTGCAGCGGCTGAATTTGCAGGAGTTTGCCTCGCGCAGCATCATGGCCTTGAGTGGAGGGCAGCGGCAGCTTGTGTTTATTGCTCAGGCACTGGTAAGGGAACCTACGGTATTGCTGCTCGATGAACCTACCAGTGCGCTGGATCTGCACAAGCAGTTCAAGCTGTTGACCTTATTGAAAAAGTTGACGCAAGAAAATCAATTTACGACATTGGTCACTCTGCACCATCTCGATTTGGCTGCGAAATTTGCCGATGAGATTATCGTTTTACAGAAGGGGGAAGTGTACGCGCAGGGGGAGCCGCGTGAGATTTTCACGGAGGCCATGATGGAAGAGGTATACCATGTAAAAACGAAAGTTTATGTCGATGAGCATAGTGTGCCGCATGTGATTCCGCTTGAGGCGATTCCCTGA
- a CDS encoding FecCD family ABC transporter permease — translation MKDHFDYKKQSYRRIIFILLGLLICAISFMTDVIVGPASLTPQDVWMAVIQAPEVSKNADVIVWSIRLPTAVMALLVGASLGIAGAGMQTILDNPLSSPYTLGISAGAGFGASLVIVVGLSSLEFLGEFMVPFGAFIFAGLTSFFIYSINKIKSFSSETMILAGIGMMFLFQALQSLMQYMATPEALQNIVFWTMGSLSKATWMNISIVFVVLLLMLPLMMRESWRLTALKLGDEKASGLGVNVERLRVKVFLFVSIITAVAVSFVGTIGFIGIVGPHIARMLVGEDQRYFLPLSAVCGMAILSLASIGSKMLIPGAMFPIGIVTAIIGVPFFFSLVLTRKRSYFK, via the coding sequence ATGAAGGACCATTTTGACTACAAAAAGCAGAGTTACCGCAGAATCATCTTTATTTTGCTCGGGCTGCTGATTTGCGCGATAAGTTTTATGACCGACGTGATTGTAGGCCCGGCCTCGCTCACGCCACAGGATGTTTGGATGGCGGTGATACAGGCTCCGGAGGTTTCCAAAAACGCCGATGTCATCGTTTGGTCGATTCGGCTTCCGACGGCCGTCATGGCTTTGCTCGTCGGGGCTTCTCTGGGGATTGCCGGGGCGGGAATGCAGACGATTCTCGATAATCCTCTCTCCAGCCCCTATACCCTCGGCATATCGGCAGGCGCGGGATTCGGCGCCTCTCTCGTGATTGTGGTCGGGCTGAGCTCACTGGAGTTTCTAGGGGAATTCATGGTGCCGTTCGGTGCGTTTATATTCGCAGGACTGACGAGTTTCTTCATATACTCCATCAATAAGATTAAGAGCTTTTCCTCTGAGACAATGATCCTTGCCGGTATTGGCATGATGTTCTTGTTCCAGGCGCTTCAATCTCTGATGCAGTATATGGCAACGCCCGAAGCCCTCCAGAACATTGTTTTTTGGACGATGGGCAGTCTGTCAAAAGCAACTTGGATGAACATCTCCATTGTTTTCGTCGTGCTGCTCCTGATGCTTCCGCTTATGATGCGCGAATCGTGGCGGCTGACGGCATTAAAGCTGGGGGATGAAAAGGCCTCCGGTCTGGGGGTCAATGTCGAGCGTCTGAGAGTCAAAGTTTTTCTCTTCGTATCGATCATTACCGCAGTTGCCGTTTCTTTCGTGGGAACGATCGGCTTTATCGGCATTGTCGGACCGCATATTGCGAGGATGTTGGTCGGTGAGGATCAGCGGTATTTCCTGCCGCTCTCTGCGGTATGTGGAATGGCGATCTTGTCGCTGGCATCCATTGGCAGCAAGATGCTGATTCCGGGCGCTATGTTTCCGATCGGCATTGTGACGGCAATCATCGGAGTTCCCTTTTTCTTCTCGTTGGTATTGACTAGGAAAAGGAGTTATTTCAAATGA
- a CDS encoding ABC transporter substrate-binding protein, producing the protein MDPDRRRSGGICEKLFRKFKKRGVFMFHTKKYIVSVAVVLLLLVSMIFTACGGSRDVKKDAAQNEKPIEITDVTGQTVTLKKPAERVVVQWSASGGAFMTMAALTGKDVANIIVGIDPYLSKYRTDMWNHFKADLPELEKIPLIGAVNEKTFDTEKVISLNPDVIFIPLNMKDQYESDVKPKIDAAGIPTIYIDYHAEKLENHQRSIEAIGKALGKEERAEELKKFYTEHVTKVTDRINKINKPKPTVYIETGNEGPEGFGTAYSNKVAWGALATVCGADLITKDVVASAGPVNPEFILEKDPDIIMIMGSYWPKKATAMRLGFDTNEEHSQELLKAFTQRDGWDKLKAVKNKQIYSAHHGLPREVYDCAVFEYLAKTYYPEEFADVDPEGTLKEFYEKFLPFSYGGIWFMHLN; encoded by the coding sequence TTGGATCCGGATCGACGGCGATCCGGCGGAATCTGTGAGAAGTTGTTTCGAAAGTTTAAGAAACGAGGTGTTTTCATGTTTCATACAAAGAAGTATATTGTTTCCGTTGCCGTGGTTCTTCTTCTGCTGGTCAGCATGATCTTCACGGCCTGCGGAGGTTCCAGAGATGTGAAGAAGGATGCGGCGCAGAATGAAAAACCCATTGAGATTACGGATGTGACAGGACAGACGGTCACGTTGAAAAAGCCGGCAGAACGCGTCGTTGTGCAGTGGAGTGCTTCGGGCGGTGCGTTTATGACGATGGCGGCACTGACAGGCAAGGATGTTGCCAATATCATCGTTGGAATCGATCCATATTTGAGCAAATATCGTACCGATATGTGGAATCATTTCAAAGCAGATCTTCCGGAACTGGAAAAGATTCCTCTCATCGGCGCCGTGAATGAAAAGACCTTCGATACGGAAAAGGTGATTTCCCTGAATCCGGATGTCATCTTTATCCCGTTGAATATGAAAGATCAGTACGAATCCGATGTGAAGCCGAAGATCGATGCAGCCGGAATACCGACCATTTATATCGACTATCATGCGGAGAAGCTTGAAAATCATCAGCGTTCGATTGAAGCCATCGGCAAGGCGTTGGGCAAAGAGGAGCGCGCGGAAGAGCTCAAAAAGTTTTATACGGAACACGTGACAAAGGTTACCGATCGCATCAATAAGATCAACAAGCCGAAACCGACGGTTTATATCGAGACGGGCAATGAAGGGCCAGAAGGATTTGGCACTGCATACAGCAACAAGGTTGCATGGGGCGCATTGGCAACAGTGTGCGGCGCCGATCTCATTACAAAAGATGTAGTCGCGTCGGCGGGGCCTGTCAATCCCGAATTTATTCTGGAAAAGGATCCCGACATCATCATGATCATGGGTTCCTATTGGCCGAAAAAGGCTACCGCCATGCGTCTCGGATTTGATACGAACGAAGAGCATTCTCAGGAGCTCTTGAAGGCGTTTACACAGCGCGATGGCTGGGACAAGTTGAAAGCGGTCAAGAACAAGCAGATTTATTCGGCTCATCATGGACTGCCGCGTGAGGTCTACGACTGCGCTGTCTTCGAGTATCTGGCAAAGACGTACTATCCCGAAGAGTTCGCAGATGTTGATCCGGAAGGCACGCTCAAGGAATTCTACGAAAAATTCCTTCCGTTCTCCTATGGGGGAATTTGGTTCATGCATTTGAATTAG
- a CDS encoding nucleoside/nucleotide kinase family protein, translated as MTNKIYALVGPHASGKTVLIGKLMQMGIHYIPLYTTRKPGKIDSDTRFYRFVGKAEFFKQEFIVHVTYKGDYYGVLKKDVLSALQEHKISLVMLEANGVKQLSRLLKENFETIFLMVDYVTLVERMIRLGHKNSEIKYHLEYAENNSEFDNWKDATHVVKIRNVANPGTAFDQILAIMGLMRLLPPEKLKECVQ; from the coding sequence ATGACAAATAAGATTTATGCGCTGGTCGGGCCGCACGCTTCGGGCAAGACGGTGCTGATCGGCAAGCTCATGCAGATGGGGATACATTACATTCCTTTATATACGACGCGGAAGCCCGGAAAGATTGATTCCGATACGAGATTTTACCGCTTTGTCGGCAAGGCGGAATTCTTCAAGCAGGAATTCATTGTGCACGTCACATATAAGGGCGACTATTATGGCGTCTTGAAAAAAGACGTTCTTTCGGCGCTGCAGGAGCATAAGATCAGCCTTGTGATGTTGGAGGCGAATGGCGTCAAGCAGCTCTCGCGCCTTTTGAAAGAGAATTTCGAAACGATCTTCCTCATGGTCGACTATGTGACGCTCGTCGAGCGCATGATTCGTCTCGGACATAAGAATAGTGAGATAAAGTATCATTTGGAATATGCGGAAAACAACAGTGAGTTTGACAACTGGAAGGACGCCACGCATGTCGTGAAGATCCGAAATGTGGCGAATCCGGGGACGGCGTTCGATCAGATCTTGGCAATCATGGGATTGATGCGTCTTCTGCCGCCGGAAAAGCTCAAGGAATGTGTGCAGTAA
- a CDS encoding pyridoxal-phosphate dependent enzyme, whose amino-acid sequence MYFYCEKCKKKYPISSMNYRCECGGMFHLNKAANEETVHEVTIGHMHTELLSIKIDGIEYLLKTENLLPTGSFKDRGAYTLINEIHHVGIEKIALDSAGNAGASIAAHAAAAGIDCTVYVPKETSPDKLRQIAAYGAKIVKAEGGRMGACQAVKENLGDAYYASHVYNPLFFEGMKAMAYEIYEQLGESVPEYIFLPVGNGTMLLGLYYGFIEIGRLPRLVPVQSKNCAPLYEAFNKIPASPKTETIADSIRIETPKRLNDMLAAVTNSGGDVLIVEDEDIVRCKEMLGRRGIYVETTSAAALAGAMQIFGKAKPDNYRVVVPLTGSGLKG is encoded by the coding sequence GTGTATTTTTACTGCGAAAAGTGCAAAAAAAAATATCCCATCAGCTCGATGAACTATCGCTGCGAATGCGGCGGCATGTTCCATCTGAACAAGGCGGCCAACGAAGAGACTGTGCATGAAGTCACGATCGGACACATGCACACCGAACTTTTGAGCATCAAGATTGACGGCATCGAGTATCTGCTGAAGACGGAGAACCTTCTGCCGACCGGATCCTTCAAGGATCGCGGCGCTTACACGCTGATCAATGAGATCCACCACGTCGGCATCGAGAAGATCGCGCTCGATTCGGCAGGCAACGCCGGCGCCTCCATTGCCGCGCACGCAGCGGCGGCGGGCATCGACTGCACAGTCTACGTGCCGAAGGAGACGTCGCCTGACAAACTGCGTCAGATTGCCGCCTACGGCGCGAAGATCGTCAAAGCTGAAGGCGGGCGCATGGGCGCGTGCCAAGCGGTCAAGGAAAACCTCGGCGACGCCTACTATGCTTCGCATGTCTACAATCCGCTCTTCTTCGAGGGCATGAAGGCGATGGCATACGAGATTTACGAGCAGCTCGGCGAGAGTGTGCCCGAGTACATCTTCCTGCCTGTCGGTAACGGCACGATGCTCTTAGGGCTTTACTACGGCTTCATCGAGATCGGCCGCCTGCCGCGCCTCGTGCCCGTGCAGAGCAAGAACTGCGCGCCGCTCTACGAGGCGTTCAACAAGATACCGGCAAGTCCGAAGACGGAGACGATCGCCGATTCGATCCGCATCGAAACGCCCAAGCGTCTGAACGACATGCTTGCCGCCGTCACGAACAGCGGCGGCGACGTCCTCATCGTCGAGGACGAGGACATCGTACGGTGCAAGGAGATGCTCGGACGCCGCGGCATCTACGTGGAAACGACAAGCGCCGCAGCTCTCGCCGGAGCCATGCAGATCTTCGGCAAGGCAAAGCCCGACAACTATCGTGTCGTCGTGCCGCTGACAGGCTCGGGACTCAAAGGATAA